Proteins encoded within one genomic window of Setaria italica strain Yugu1 chromosome IV, Setaria_italica_v2.0, whole genome shotgun sequence:
- the LOC101763652 gene encoding membrane protein of ER body 2 isoform X2 produces MMEVEKPWEGVQPPQAMGEEEDSAAASGGLQTREMKKKKMAASGDGDNGGEVVMDDLLKAVAAAAAATTEEEDKSVFFDPSKEGAEEDEVTEVVEVGGQKENSKETSIAEGKETEKEENVNDQETNHSSSNGKLETKENGSHSNGVHEISSGTETVSVAAEETQPLKVIATISERKNILTNWNGALDISSGSTSRTEVHEIEVEKDENATKGKVHIEEYDLEKILDEQETHDLYCPNCKSCITRRVILKKRKRTARQAKRDEPPKKPQLEEPSANVPNQTPTESHDQESPKVFRCLSCFAFFIPTGCGFNIFRIFERSNANQQVQVQHSASQETSEHCGSWLLSCFQTVDSPKQSTDADSLKEPLLSGSQSNNDKAPVEDSASSSHNQATVGEAEQLNQPLLAGSSSKVQTTTGNNGEESKQPFSECHGSASSSVAVHTSSSSSSQSQTGILTQTEGHVVIVQQDEAQQEQISPSKPAGDIQGNTTGASGDNLFINHINQPLFNPELKLPTKILPGADNQTGGKPTPVIPQSGQSPHSVVTVPEATESEPPVCPAPSVQRDEWDILKAIVYGGLVESIMSLSVVSAAAASGAKTLDIFILGMANLIGGLPLIYHNIADLRNTGDVAERSEQVGHYWLELGRRSNYWLHMVIAILSYILFGLLPPVIYGLSFRTSDNRENKMMVVAAASLLCIALLAIGKAHVKSRTYITTLLYYVSIGFSCSGLSYIAGVLITRLLAHFGLIDHGGASAPAPPSLLFPQAMGADAAAWASY; encoded by the exons atgatggaGGTGGAGAAGCCGTGGGAGGGCGTGCAGCCGCCCCAGGCCATGGGCGAAGAAGAGgactccgccgccgcttccgggGGCCTCCAGACAAgggagatgaagaagaagaagatggctgCCTCTGGCGACGGCGACAACGGAGGCGAGGTGGTCATGGACGACCTCctcaaggcggtggcggcggcggcggcggccacaacagaggaggaggacaagAGCGTCTTCTTCGATCCATCCAAAG AAggtgctgaagaagatgaagttaCGGAAGTGGTGGAAGTTGGCGGCCAAAAGGAAAACTCAAAAGAAACTTCAATTGCAGAAGGCAAAGAGACTGAGAAAGAGGAAAACGTCAATGATCAAGAAACTAACCACAGTTCAAGCAATGGCAAGTTGGAAACTAAGGAAAATGGATCCCACTCTAATGGTGTGCACGAAATCTCCAGCGGCACTGAAACTGTGTCTGTTGCAGCTGAAGAAACGCAGCCGCTCAAAGTGATAGCAACCATTAGCGAGAGAAAAAACATCTTGACAAACTGGAACGGTGCTCTTGACATTTCCAGTGGCAGCACGAGTAGAACTGAAGTTCATGAAATTGAAGTTGAGAAGGATGAAAATGCCACCAAGGGTAAAGTGCACATCGAAGAGTACGATCTCGAGAAAATCCTTGATGAACAAGAGACTCATGACCTCTACTGTCCGAACTGCAAATCATGCATAACCCGAAGGGTGATCCTtaaaaagaggaagagaacAGCAAGACAAGCAAAACGTGATGAACCACCAAAAAAACCACAGCTTGAAGAGCCTTCTGCCAATGTTCCAAACCAAACTCCCACTGAAAGCCATGACCAAGAGTCACCTAAAGTATTTAGATGTTTATCATGCTTCGCTTTCTTCATTCCAACAG GTTGTGGTTTTAATATATTCCGTATATTTGAAAGGAGTAATGCAAATCAACAAGTTCAGGTTCAACATTCTGCTTCACAAGAGACGTCTGAACATTGTGGAAGTTGGCTTCTTTCTTGTTTCCAGACAGTAGATAGTCCAAAGCAATCAACTGATGCAG ATTCATTGAAGGAGCCACTATTAAGTGGCTCACAGAGTAACAATGATAAAGCTCCAGTTGAAGACAGCGCATCATCTTCTCATAATCAAGCCACGGTTGGGGAAGCAGAACAATTGAACCAACCATTACTAGCTGGATCCTCTTCCAAAGTCCAAACTACCACTGGAAACAATGGAGAAGAAAGTAAACAACCGTTCAGTGAATGCCATGGATCTGCATCTTCATCCGTAGCTGTccacacatcatcatcatcatcttcacagAGCCAGACAG GAATATTAACACAGACAGAAGGACATGTGGTAATTGTGCAGCAAGATGAAGCACAGCAAGAACAAATTTCTCCCTCAAAGCCTGCTGGTG ATATTCAAGGAAACACAACAGGAGCCTCTGGGGACAACTTATTTATCAACCATATCAACCAACCATTGTTTAATCCTGAACTTAAATTGCCAACAAAAATTTTGCCAG GAGCCGACAACCAGACGGGTGGGAAACCAACTCCAGTTATTCCTCAATCAGGTCAGTCACCTCATTCAGTAGTGACAGTCCCTGAGGCTACTGAATCGGAGCCACCAGTTTGTCCTGCACCATCAGTTCAAAGGGATGAATGGGACATACTGAAAGCCATAGTGTATGGTGGCCTTGTTGAATCAATCATGAGTCTCTCAGTtgtatcagcagcagcagcaagtggTGCCAAGACTC TGGATATATTCATCTTGGGCATGGCAAACCTTATTGGAGGGCTTCCTTTAATTTACCACAAT ATTGCTGACCTGCGAAACACAGGAGATGTGGCGGAAAGAAGTGAGCAAGTGGGGCACTACTGGTTGGAGCTTGGAAGGCGATCAAATTATTGGCTTCACATGGTGATAGCCATACTATCATACATCCTCTTTGGGCTGCTACCACCAGTCATCTACGGACTGTCATTCAGGACGAGCGACAACAGGGAGAACAAGATGATGGTGGTCGCTGCTGCATCTCTGTTGTGCATTGCGCTGCTTGCAATCGGGAAGGCACATGTCAAGTCAAGGACATACATCACAACCCTCCTCTACTACGTGTCCATCGGATTCAGCTGTTCTGGTCTGTCGTACATCGCAGGCGTGCTCATCACAAGGCTCCTGGCACACTTCGGTCTCATCGATCATGGTGGTGCATCAGCTCCTGCTCCTCCAAGTCTGTTATTTCCTCAAGCAATGGGTGCAGACGCAGCCGCCTGGGCTTCGTACTGA
- the LOC101761871 gene encoding glutaminyl-peptide cyclotransferase, whose amino-acid sequence MPSASRRRPPPPHRRRAMPPASSTFSISISAPQPPKPLYLRRPLIAVAAALAALLLIAAAYATWRVGSPPAALLGRPAAASRFYSFDLVREYPHDPDAFTQGLLYGGNDTLFESTGLYHRSSVREVELPTGKVLVHHQMDGDMFGEGLTLLGDRLFQVTWLKNDGFIYDRHNFTKRKSFTHKMRDGWGLATDGKVLFGSDGSSKLYQMDPKSFKVMKMVTVKYQDNEVPNINELEYIDGEVWANVWQTDCIARVSPEDGQVLSWIFLHELRRNLLNSGYTNIDVLNGIAWDEGNHRLFVTGKLWPKLYEIKLRPVVGPADGSVEKLCPKASFYR is encoded by the exons ATGCCCTCCGCGTCCCGAcggaggcctccgccgccgcaccgccgtcGCGCCATgccccccgcctcctccaccttctccatctccatctccgcACCCCAACCCCCAAAGCCGCTCTACCTCCGCCGCCCTCTcattgccgtcgccgccgcgctggccgcGCTCCTCCTCATCGCTGCCGCTTACGCCACCTGGCGAGTCggctccccgccggccgccctcctCGGCCGCCCAGCGGCGGCCAGCAGGTTCTACTCCTTCGATCTCGTCCGCGAGTACCCCCACGACCCGGATGCCTTCACCCAG GGTCTCTTGTATGGGGGAAATGACACTCTTTTCGAGTCCACTGGCCTTTACCACAGG TCTTCTGTCCGAGAAGTGGAGCTTCCCACTGGAAAA GTTCTGGTTCACCACCAAATGGATGGGGATATGTTTGGAGAAGGTTTAACCCTTCTTGGTGACAG ATTGTTTCAAGTCACCTGGTTGAAGAACGATGGATTTATATATGACCGACATAACTTCACCAAA CGCAAGAGTTTTACCCATAAAATGCGTGATGGTTGGGGTCTGGCTACTGATGGAAAGGTTCTTTTTGGCAGCGATGGTAGTTCGAAGTTATATCAGATGGATCCAAAGTCATTTAAAG TTATGAAAATGGTGACCGTCAAGTATCAGGATAATGAAGTCCCCAATATTAATGAACTGGAGTACATAGATGGTGAAGTCTGGGCAAATGTCTGGCAG ACAGACTGCATAGCTAGAGTCTCCCCTGAAGATGGCCAAGTGCTGAGCTGGATCTTTCTTCATGAGCTgag GCGGAACTTGTTGAATTCTGGTTATACG AATATTGATGTCCTAAACGGAATAGCTTGGGATGAAGGAAACCACAGATTATTTG TGACAGGAAAGCTGTGGCCAAAGCTTTATGAGATCAAGCTACGGCCAGTGGTTGGTCCAGCAGATGGATCTGTAGAAAAGCTTTGCCCCAAAGCCAGCTTTTATCGCTGA
- the LOC101762966 gene encoding probable methyltransferase PMT17 — translation MAKEQDGSSKLRHPEFQRMRVTLTIGVIGLCVTSYILGAWQGTSNSIKPSFISTKTRCHDLARSSGARLDFQAHHQVVFNESSLVLEKFPSCQLKYSEYTPCQDPRRARKFPKKMMQYRERHCPKKEDLLRCLIPAPQGYKNPFEWPKSRDYAWYNNIPHRELSIEKAVQNWIQVEGDLLRFPGGGTMFPHGADAYIDDINALIPLNDGNIRTALDTGCGVASWGAYLMKRNIITMSFAPRDSHEAQVQFALERGVPSMIGVMGTERIPYPARAFDMAHCSRCLIPWNKLDGVYLIEVDRVLRPGGYWILSGPPIHWKRHFKGWERTEEDLKQEQDEIEDLAKRLCWKKVVEKGDLSIWQKPTNHIECVDSRKVYDTPKICKGNDVDSAWYKKMETCISPLPDVKSEDEVAGGALEQWPKRASAVPPRISRGTVPGLTPEKFQEDSKLWSERVDHYKKLIPPLGKRRYRNVMDMNAGMGGFAAALMKYPLWVMNVVPSGSPRDTLGVIYERGFIGTYQDWCEAFSTYPRTYDLIHADNVFSSYQDRCDITYILLEMDRILRPEGTVIIRDTVEVLGKVQAIAEGMRWKSQIMDHESGPFNPEKILVAVKTYWTGKPAQKQ, via the exons ATGGCAAAAGAACAGGATGGATCCTCCAAGCTCCGCCACCCAGAATTCCAAAGGATGCGTGTAACTCTCACCATAGGCGTCATAGGCCTCTGTGTTACATCATACATTCTTGGTGCTTGGCAAGGCACCTCCAACAGCATCAAGCCATCCTTCATAAGCACCAAAACCCGATGTCATGATCTGGCACGATCCTCTGGTGCTCGCCTGGATTTCCAAGCCCACCACCAGGTCGTCTTCAACGAATCGTCGCTTGTGCTGGAAAAATTCCCATCTTGCCAGCTCAAGTACAGCGAGTATACCCCTTGCCAGGACCCGAGGAGGGCAAGGAAGTTCCCGAAGAAAATGATGCAGTACAGGGAGAGGCACTGCCCTAAGAAAGAGGACCTGCTCCGGTGCTTGATTCCTGCACCTCAAGGCTATAAGAATCCCTTCGAGTGGCCGAAAAGTCGGGACTATGCTTGGTACAATAACATTCCTCATCGGGAGCTCAGTATCGAGAAGGCAGTTCAGAATTGGATTCAAGTTGAGGGAGACCTGCTTAGATTCCCTGGAGGTGGCACCATGTTCCCACATGGTGCCGATGCTTATATTGATGACATAAATGCTCTTATACCATTAAATGATGGCAACATCCGAACTGCACTTGATACTGGATGTGGG GTTGCAAGTTGGGGTGCCTATCTTATGAAGAGGAACATCATCACCATGTCATTTGCACCAAGGGATTCACATGAGGCACAGGTGCAGTTTGCATTGGAGCGTGGGGTACCATCCATGATTGGAGTGATGGGGACTGAAAGAATCCCATATCCTGCTAGAGCATTTGACATGGCGCACTGCTCTAGATGTTTGATCCCATGGAATAAGCTTG ACGGTGTCTATCTAATTGAAGTAGACAGAGTTCTTAGACCAGGGGGCTACTGGATCCTCTCTGGGCCTCCAATCCATTGGAAGAGACACTTTAAGGGGTGGGAGAGGACAGAAGAAGACCTGAAGCAAGAGCAAGATGAGATCGAGGACTTAGCGAAACGTCTCTGCTGGAAGAAGGTTGTAGAGAAAGGTGATCTTTCTATATGGCAGAAACCTACCAACCATATTGAATGTGTTGATAGTAGGAAGGTCTATGACACTCCAAAGATTTGTAAGGGCAATGATGTGGATTCTGCTTG GTACAAGAAGATGGAAACTTGCATATCTCCTCTTCCAGATGTGAAGAGTGAAGATGAAGTTGCTGGTGGAGCTCTTGAGCAATGGCCGAAAAGAGCATCTGCTGTTCCTCCAAGAATATCTCGAGGTACAGTTCCAGGCCTCACTCCTGAGAAGTTCCAAGAGGATAGCAAGTTGTGGTCAGAGAGAGTGGATCACTACAAGAAATTGATTCCACCACTGGGCAAAAGGCGATACAGGAATGTGATGGACATGAATGCAGGGATGGGGGGTTTTGCAGCTGCATTGATGAAGTACCCACTATGGGTGATGAATGTCGTGCCTTCAGGTTCTCCTCGTGATACCCTCGGTGTTATTTACGAGCGAGGGTTTATTGGCACGTACCAGGACTGGTGTGAGGCTTTCTCAACGTACCCTAGGACATATGACCTCATCCACGCTGATAACGTTTTCAGCAGTTATCAGGATAG GTGTGACATAACATACATCCTCCTGGAGATGGACCGAATTCTAAGGCCTGAAGGGACTGTGATCATCAGGGACACAGTTGAGGTGCTGGGGAAGGTACAAGCTATTGCCGAAGGCATGAGGTGGAAGAGCCAAATCATGGATCATGAATCCGGTCCGTTCAACCCCGAGAAGATCCTTGTGGCAGTCAAGACTTACTGGACTGGAAAGCCCGCTCAAAAGCAATAA
- the LOC101763652 gene encoding membrane protein of ER body-like protein isoform X1 yields the protein MMEVEKPWEGVQPPQAMGEEEDSAAASGGLQTREMKKKKMAASGDGDNGGEVVMDDLLKAVAAAAAATTEEEDKSVFFDPSKGLWKCRHCDWTHRLSGPCTDYILNHQGYCQITRNIESLVQSEPFYYSPNKEGAEEDEVTEVVEVGGQKENSKETSIAEGKETEKEENVNDQETNHSSSNGKLETKENGSHSNGVHEISSGTETVSVAAEETQPLKVIATISERKNILTNWNGALDISSGSTSRTEVHEIEVEKDENATKGKVHIEEYDLEKILDEQETHDLYCPNCKSCITRRVILKKRKRTARQAKRDEPPKKPQLEEPSANVPNQTPTESHDQESPKVFRCLSCFAFFIPTGCGFNIFRIFERSNANQQVQVQHSASQETSEHCGSWLLSCFQTVDSPKQSTDADSLKEPLLSGSQSNNDKAPVEDSASSSHNQATVGEAEQLNQPLLAGSSSKVQTTTGNNGEESKQPFSECHGSASSSVAVHTSSSSSSQSQTGILTQTEGHVVIVQQDEAQQEQISPSKPAGDIQGNTTGASGDNLFINHINQPLFNPELKLPTKILPGADNQTGGKPTPVIPQSGQSPHSVVTVPEATESEPPVCPAPSVQRDEWDILKAIVYGGLVESIMSLSVVSAAAASGAKTLDIFILGMANLIGGLPLIYHNIADLRNTGDVAERSEQVGHYWLELGRRSNYWLHMVIAILSYILFGLLPPVIYGLSFRTSDNRENKMMVVAAASLLCIALLAIGKAHVKSRTYITTLLYYVSIGFSCSGLSYIAGVLITRLLAHFGLIDHGGASAPAPPSLLFPQAMGADAAAWASY from the exons atgatggaGGTGGAGAAGCCGTGGGAGGGCGTGCAGCCGCCCCAGGCCATGGGCGAAGAAGAGgactccgccgccgcttccgggGGCCTCCAGACAAgggagatgaagaagaagaagatggctgCCTCTGGCGACGGCGACAACGGAGGCGAGGTGGTCATGGACGACCTCctcaaggcggtggcggcggcggcggcggccacaacagaggaggaggacaagAGCGTCTTCTTCGATCCATCCAAAG GTCTATGGAAGTGCCGGCACTGCGATTGGACGCACCGCTTGAGTGGTCCATGCACAGATTATATCCTCAACCATCAAGGATATTGCCAAATTACGAGGAATATTGAATCTTTAGTTCAGAGTGAACCATTTTACTATTCGCCAAACAAAG AAggtgctgaagaagatgaagttaCGGAAGTGGTGGAAGTTGGCGGCCAAAAGGAAAACTCAAAAGAAACTTCAATTGCAGAAGGCAAAGAGACTGAGAAAGAGGAAAACGTCAATGATCAAGAAACTAACCACAGTTCAAGCAATGGCAAGTTGGAAACTAAGGAAAATGGATCCCACTCTAATGGTGTGCACGAAATCTCCAGCGGCACTGAAACTGTGTCTGTTGCAGCTGAAGAAACGCAGCCGCTCAAAGTGATAGCAACCATTAGCGAGAGAAAAAACATCTTGACAAACTGGAACGGTGCTCTTGACATTTCCAGTGGCAGCACGAGTAGAACTGAAGTTCATGAAATTGAAGTTGAGAAGGATGAAAATGCCACCAAGGGTAAAGTGCACATCGAAGAGTACGATCTCGAGAAAATCCTTGATGAACAAGAGACTCATGACCTCTACTGTCCGAACTGCAAATCATGCATAACCCGAAGGGTGATCCTtaaaaagaggaagagaacAGCAAGACAAGCAAAACGTGATGAACCACCAAAAAAACCACAGCTTGAAGAGCCTTCTGCCAATGTTCCAAACCAAACTCCCACTGAAAGCCATGACCAAGAGTCACCTAAAGTATTTAGATGTTTATCATGCTTCGCTTTCTTCATTCCAACAG GTTGTGGTTTTAATATATTCCGTATATTTGAAAGGAGTAATGCAAATCAACAAGTTCAGGTTCAACATTCTGCTTCACAAGAGACGTCTGAACATTGTGGAAGTTGGCTTCTTTCTTGTTTCCAGACAGTAGATAGTCCAAAGCAATCAACTGATGCAG ATTCATTGAAGGAGCCACTATTAAGTGGCTCACAGAGTAACAATGATAAAGCTCCAGTTGAAGACAGCGCATCATCTTCTCATAATCAAGCCACGGTTGGGGAAGCAGAACAATTGAACCAACCATTACTAGCTGGATCCTCTTCCAAAGTCCAAACTACCACTGGAAACAATGGAGAAGAAAGTAAACAACCGTTCAGTGAATGCCATGGATCTGCATCTTCATCCGTAGCTGTccacacatcatcatcatcatcttcacagAGCCAGACAG GAATATTAACACAGACAGAAGGACATGTGGTAATTGTGCAGCAAGATGAAGCACAGCAAGAACAAATTTCTCCCTCAAAGCCTGCTGGTG ATATTCAAGGAAACACAACAGGAGCCTCTGGGGACAACTTATTTATCAACCATATCAACCAACCATTGTTTAATCCTGAACTTAAATTGCCAACAAAAATTTTGCCAG GAGCCGACAACCAGACGGGTGGGAAACCAACTCCAGTTATTCCTCAATCAGGTCAGTCACCTCATTCAGTAGTGACAGTCCCTGAGGCTACTGAATCGGAGCCACCAGTTTGTCCTGCACCATCAGTTCAAAGGGATGAATGGGACATACTGAAAGCCATAGTGTATGGTGGCCTTGTTGAATCAATCATGAGTCTCTCAGTtgtatcagcagcagcagcaagtggTGCCAAGACTC TGGATATATTCATCTTGGGCATGGCAAACCTTATTGGAGGGCTTCCTTTAATTTACCACAAT ATTGCTGACCTGCGAAACACAGGAGATGTGGCGGAAAGAAGTGAGCAAGTGGGGCACTACTGGTTGGAGCTTGGAAGGCGATCAAATTATTGGCTTCACATGGTGATAGCCATACTATCATACATCCTCTTTGGGCTGCTACCACCAGTCATCTACGGACTGTCATTCAGGACGAGCGACAACAGGGAGAACAAGATGATGGTGGTCGCTGCTGCATCTCTGTTGTGCATTGCGCTGCTTGCAATCGGGAAGGCACATGTCAAGTCAAGGACATACATCACAACCCTCCTCTACTACGTGTCCATCGGATTCAGCTGTTCTGGTCTGTCGTACATCGCAGGCGTGCTCATCACAAGGCTCCTGGCACACTTCGGTCTCATCGATCATGGTGGTGCATCAGCTCCTGCTCCTCCAAGTCTGTTATTTCCTCAAGCAATGGGTGCAGACGCAGCCGCCTGGGCTTCGTACTGA